The segment AAAGCGGCCGTATCTTTAAACAGACCGACTTTAAGATCGCTGGCGGTGTAGATCAGGTTGCCGTCAACCAGCACTTCACCATCTGCCACGCCCATCACCAGTTTACGGTTGATAACGCGTTTGAAATGAATGCGATAGGTCACTTTCTTCGCGTCAGGCAGAACCTGACCGGTGAATTTCACTTCGCCCACGCCCAGCGCACGGCCTTTGCCTTCGCCGCCCAGCCAGCCGAGATAGAAACCGACCAGTTGCCACATCGCATCCAGGCCCAGGCAGCCTGGCATCACCGGGTCGCCGATAAAGTGGCAGCCGAAGAACCAGAGATCAGGATTGATATCCAGCTCCGCTTCAACAAAGCCTTTGTCATATTTGCCGCCGTCTTCGGTCATTTTGACCACGCGGTCCATCATCAGCATGTTGCCAGATGGAAGCGGCGGACCATTTTCGCCAAACAGTTCACCACGACCTGACAGGATCAGATCTTCTTTGGTATAGGATTCGCGTTTATCTACCATGTTTTCAATAAGCCTTGTTTTAATGAATCACGAATATTAGCGAACAGTTGTACGCTGAGCAAATCGGATTAACGGTGGTTGAACCAGTTAAGCCAGCGCAGCGCCCAGGGACGTGGCGGAACATCCGGCTGATTGAACTGGCTGATGCGCTCCTGGATGGTATTCAGCAGGCAATCGCCCAGGCCATCTTCGGTGCTCCAGATTTTACCGGTCAGCAGCGGCAGCGCCTCATCGGCGCGATCGATCGCCCAGATATGGAAACGGCCCTGTTCCACTGCACTCACCACCGCCTGGTTCAGGCTGAGATGGCGCACATTGCAGGCGGGAATAATCACACCCTGCTGACCCGTCAGCTCCCGCTGGTGGCAGATATCGAAGAAGCCTTCGATCTTCTCGTTCAGTCCACCGACCGGCTGGACATTGCCGAACTGATCGACCGATCCTGTGACGGCAATCTGCTGATTAATTGGCTGGTTAGCCAGCGCGCTGATCAGGGCACAGAGTTCGGCCAGTGACGCACTGTCGCCATCCACCTCGGAATAGGACTGCTCGAAAACCATCGAAGCCGAGAAGGGGAGTTGCTGATCGAGTTCCAGCTCGGCAATCAGGTAAGCCTGCATAATCATCATGCCTTTGGCGTGAATATTGCCGCCCAGCTCCGCTTTTCGCTCAATATCCATAAACTCACCATCGCCGGGATGCACCACGCAGGTAATCCGCGAAGGATCGCCCCAGGCTCGGGGATGGCCAGGATATTCGACAACCGACAGACCATTAATCTGACCGACGACTTCGCCTTCAGTTTCAATCAGGATCTGGCGCAGCAGGATTTCGTCACGCATCCGCTCGTTGAGGTAGTTCTCGCGCCACAGGCGCGCTTCCAGCGCATCACGCAGCGCTTCCCCATTCAGAGCATCACCCATCAGCGCTGACTCACGCATCTGCCGCTGCAGCCAGCGGGGACAGAGTGGCAGCGTTTCCTGGTCGCCGCTGTAGCGGACACCCTCTTTGATCAGCTCTGGCCAGAAGTCCTCTTCGGGCTGGGGCAGACCCGCCTGCTGCGCCAGATCGCTATTCCAGCGACACCAGGCCAGCATGTCATCCTCATCAAGAATCTGAATGTTCTCTTCAAATTCAGTATAGATGGCCATCTCGTGCGCTTCAGGGTCGAGTTCCTGAAACGCGGCCAGCGTCTCACGCTCGCCGCACAGGACCAGATTCAGTTTGAGTGGCAAAGGCGGAATCGATACAGGCAGCGGCCGGCGTTCATCCTGAGAGGTCCACTCCACATAGCCCTGCTCAATACACCTTTTCAGGCGTAACCAGAGAATCGGCTGCGCGATCAGACTGTGCAGTGACAGCAGCAGTGTGCCGCCGTTCGCCTGATGAATCAGCCCGGGCTCCAGCTGGATCCGGTCTTTATACTGGCGTACGCAGCCAAACAGCTGCTCCATCTCAACCCACTCGGCAAAGTGAATGCCACCCTGGCTGGTGAAAGGACGCTGAGGATCGGAAGGGGGCTGAAGCGTGACGTTGTCAGCCATGATATGGTAATCGCCGCCCCATAGCGTAGTGCTGTCGGACATGACCCGCTGTGCAGCCTGAGCAATCAGTGCCAGATAATCGCGATTCTCCTGGCTACGCACCAGCAGTAAGGGAAATCCCTGCGTCTGGTGATGCAGATGCGCCAGCGCATTCAGCAACCTGGGCTGCACCGTTGCCAGAGCATCAGTTTCTTCATCAGCAATTCGGGAGAAAACGGATTGGTATTGCGCGCTATCCGGCTGTAAGGTCTGCCACGTAAGTTGAGTGCTGGTCAAAATAATCGCATTTGTCAGTTTGAAGAAAAGCGAGATTATACAGGATTCACCTTTGTTAAGCACTGCAGACTTCCCGTCGAAGATGTGATGACGACAGCATGTTTTTCGTTGCTGCATCCAGGAAAAAAGCTGTTATTCTTAGCTCGTTACGTGATCACGATGAGATTCCGATGAAATACCAGCAACTCGAAAATCTTGAAAGTGGATGGAAGTGGAAATACCTGGTGAAGAAACATCGGGAAGGTGAACTGATCACGCGTCACCTTGAATTAAGCGCGGCGCAGGCAGCGGTCGATAAACTGCTGGCGATGGAGAACAATCCGGTGACGGTAAACGACTGGATTGCGGAGCATATTCATGCCGATCTTGATAACCGACTCAAGCAGACCATTCGTGCGCGGCGCAAACGTCATTTTAATGCTGAACACCAGCATACCCGTAAAAAGTCGATCGACCTGGAGTATCTGGTCTGGCAGCGACTGGCGGGTCTGGCACAACGGCGCGGCTGCACCCTTTCAGAAACTATCGTTCAGCTCATTGAAGATGCCGAACGTAAAGAGAAATATGCGACGCAGATGTCGAGTCTGAAGCAGGATTTGCAGGCCATTCTGGGCAAGTCGGAAACAGAAAACGACTGACCGGGCAGGGCATCAGCCTGAGGCGCTGAATAACATAGATAACAGCCATAAAAAAACCCCGCCGTAGCGGGGTTTTTTATTACGTTTTAACTTAAGCCTGTGGCTGAGTTACAACGTCTTTGATGCCTTTAACATCGATTTCTACGCGACGGTCCGGAGACAGGCAGTCGATCAGGGCGTTACGGCCTTTCACGCTGTCACAGGTGTTGCCGGTAACTGGGTTAGATTTACCCATGCCACGTGCAGAGATCTTGTTAGAAGGGATACCTTTAGAAACCAGGTAATCTACGACTGACTGAGCACGTTTCTCAGACAGTTTCTGGTTGTACTGCTCTGAACCGATGCGGTCAGTGAAGCCCAGTACGACAACGGAACCATCTTTAGGATCCATTGAGCTCAGCTGGCTGTACAGCTGATCCAGAGCCTGCTGGCCTTCTGGCTTCAGGGTAGATTTGTTGAAGGTGAACAGAACGTCAGACTTCAGAGTGAAACGCTTGGTTTCAACAACTGGAGCTGGCGCTGGAGCTGGAGCCGGAGCCGGAGCAGCGACGTCATCCTGACCGAAGCGGTATGAAACGCCTACGCTCAGCATGCCGTTGTCTGGACGTGCACCAACAGTCTGCGCATCACCGATGTTGTTAACCCACTGGTAGTCCAGACGGGTAGCCCAGTTTTTGGTCAGTGCATATTCAACACCCACTGCTGCCAGCGGAGAAACGCCGGTGTCGTGGTCGCTGATGCGGCCAGTAGTTGGGTTAGTCTGCGTTGAATCTGCACGCCATACCATGCCGCCCAGACGGGTATAAACGTCCAGATCGTCATAAATTGGGTAGCTCAGTTTAGCAGCCAGCTGGATGCCCTGTGCTTTGAACGCGCCGTTGGTCACAGTACCTTTGTTAGGCATGCGGCCCAGCCAGTCATAGCCCATCTCGAAGCCCAGGTATGGGTTTGCCTGATAACCAACGAACGCACCTGCGCCCAGCTGGCTTTCATGAGTTGGACCGTTGTTGTTTTCGTAACCGTGACCGTAGTAGCCAGTGTCGTGATACTGAGACCAGCCCAGTTTAGCACCGGTGTACCAGGTGTCATCTTTAGGGGCGGCCTGCGCTACGGTAGCGAAGCCAGCCAGTGCCACTGCAATTGCGATAGCTGTCTTTTTCATTTTGCGCCTCGTTATCATCCAAATAGGCAATGAGCAAAAAGGTTGCTCTTGGTTTAAATCCTTCGCCGGGTCAAAACGCTCGCTTATGACTCTACCGCAAAAAACGGAGGTTATTGAGCACCCTGGCGAGATAAAGTCTACAACGAGATTGGAAACTTACAAGTATGATGTGAGACGCGACTGTAAAAAAACAGCGGTTTATACACAATTTCTAACAATTAGCCTGGCAGTATTGTCGCGGCAAAAAGCCCTGAAAACATGCTAAACCATTGTCAATACTCGAACTAACAGAATCAGTGGTTTAGCGACGACAGATAAGAAAAATAGCTTGGGAAACTTCTGATTTTTACTTAATGAAACAAATCCGACTGAATTTTTATGGCAGTTTGCGGTCTGAGTGGCGCTTCAGGCGTTCCACTTGCACGCAAAATCAACCCCATCGCCTCACCTTCAGCCGCTGCATTTTCGAGTTGACGCCGCTCATCTTCATCAAGCTCGTAAGGAATCCAGGCCAGAACGACACTGTAATTTCCGGTACGCAGTGCCTTGACCATCGCTTCCACAGCATTCAGACGTTCAGAATCAGCAATATGCATGCTTTTATCCAGAGGCAACCCCGACGCCTGCAGCCAGTTGCGATTCAGCTTGTGTGCCGGTGTTAACCATAGCTGCCAGCGCGATTGCTGACTCAGTTGCTGTAACAGAGGCAACAGTAACATCTGCATCATTCCGGGCTGCTCGCTGTAACGTAGCTCAGTAATCCCCCCTGGCTGCGAAGCCGGCAGAGATGAGGACGCATAATGATGAGCATAGCGTGCATTATCAGGATGTTGTGTTCGCATAAGTTAATCACCAGCAGTGGACTGTATGAATATACAGTACTGTCATCCTGAATAAAGATCAACCCAAATTTCTGAAAACGCCTCGCAAAAACGCGACAAGATTAGTAGAAGACCTATTTATTCGTTGAACCCACTGGCGCTTTTTTTTATCTTCTAATTGACTGATACCCAAGGCAATTTACAAGATAGTTCTTACAAGGAGGTGGTGTTGTGAAAAAGGTAAATCCGGTGGTGGAGCGCTCCAGAGCGTGCCTGGCCCTGTTAGGCCCGATAGAGTCCCGCACCCAGTTTGGGGGATATGCCCTGGCGGTGGAAAGTGTTGTTTTTGCCCTGATCAATAAAGACGAGCTTTATCTGCGCGCCAGTGAACCCCTGCGACAATATATTACCGAGCGTCCGCTTCAGCCGCTGATCTTCCGCAAGCGGGGCAAGCTCGTGAGCCTCAACTATTTTCGGGTTGATGAAACGTTGTGGCGCGACGCTGAACATCTGCTGGCGCTCTCGGCCGCCTCGTTGGAGACGGCACAGCTGGAGCTGGAAGATCGACACGCCTCGCCGCGGTTAAAAGATTTGCCTAATCTCAGCGTGCGTATGGAGATGATGCTCTACGAAGCGGGAGTCCTGAGTGTTAACCATCTTTATCAGATGGGGGCCAAACGCTGCTGGCTGAAGCTAAAAGCAATCAACCAGCACGTTGGTTTTCAGACCCTGCTGGCGCTGCAGGGCGCGATCACCGGTCACCATGCCGCCGCGCTGCCGCAGGCCACCCGGGCTGAACTTAATGCCTGGTTTCAGCGCACACTGTTATCCAGTGCCGATCCCAGAGGCGGCGAGGGCTGATCGGTAATCAGCGTGCGGCGCAGGCGCGCGATCTCGGGCATCAGCGCCACCAGCAAACCGAGCTGCTGGAGCACCAGCGGCGCACGCGTATCCGCATCTGCGGCCAGCTGGCTGATTCGATGAGCCAACTGATGACGCATCGTTTCAGCCTGTTCATCGCTGACCACATCCGTCTGAAGCACATCCTCGACATAGCAGACGGTATCGTCCAGCAAGGCCAGCAGCTCCGGCGCGGTAATCTTATCGCGGTGTGCGCCCAGCGCCGAGATGTAACTCAGGAATGAGTGGTTAGAGCAGAGCAGCTGGAAGGCTGATTCGCGCAGCTTCTGACTGGTGCGACTCTCACTGCTCATATTGGATACGACCGACGCCAGTTCGGCATCCGCATTGTGGGCGTCACGACGGGCAATGCGATAGGCCAGCCGATTATCTTTGCCCTGATGATATTGCTCCATGATCGCATCCAGATAGCGGCAGTTGGCCTTCAGCGTCCGTTCGGCCACCGCCGGTAGCTGACGAAAACGCCAGTCCGGCCAGATAAACGCGACGGCCAGCCAGGCCAGGCCACAGCCAAGTAATGTGTCCACGACCCGGGGCAGGGCAACCTCAAATCCTTCGCCCAGCAGGTTAAAGCAGAGCAGGACCAGCAGAGTAATAAAGAGGGTAGCCTGAGCATACTGAACCTGGCGGAAAGCGAAAAACAGCACGCCGGCAATAACAATCAGGATCAACTGACCTTCTGTAGAGGGCACCAGCCATAAAACCGGCAGGCCAATGGCAATCCCGGCCAGCGTCCCGCCAATACGCAGGGCCAGCCGTCGCTGCGTGGCGTTGTAGTTAGGCTGGCAGACGAACAGGCTGGTCAGCAAAATCCAGTACCCCCGCTCCAGCCCGGTAATCTGAATAAAACCGTAGCCGATGCAGAGCACTATCGACATGCGTACCGCATGCCGGAACAGGGGGGATGAGGGCGAGAGGTGACGGCTGAAGCGTAGCCGGATATCACTCCAGCCGCTCAATCCCTCCCGGGACAGCAGATTATCGCTGTGCTGAGGATCGTCACCGGCCAGCGTCTGTTCTGATTCAATGGACGCCAGCTGGGCGTCGATGGCGCGCAGATTGCGTAACAGCCAGAACAGCGCACCCGTATGCGCCGCTTCAGGTTCATGTCGTGCCAGACGTTCAATTGCTTTCTGCAGACGCTCAAAGGCGCGCTCAAACCGGCTGTCGTGAACCCATCGTTCGCGCATCAGAATGCAGTGCGACAGCTGACGACAGGCCTGAGCCTGCATATTGAGCAGGCGCTGAAAGCGAAACAGAATTTCGTTGTAGCGCCAGTCGCCGCGCAGCAGATGGTACTGCAGATGAGAAGAGCTGGCCCGCTCGTGAATATCCTGCGCGACAAAGTAGTAGTGCAGGCTGCGGCGGGTACCGCGCGAACCGCGATCGCCGCGCAGACGGCTCTGCAGGGTGGTTTTGGTCAGATTAAGCTGGGCCACCAGCTGACTGTTGACCATTGCCGCATCAATAAACGCCGCATCATCCTGATCGCCCGCATCCGGGTCGAACAGGTTGGCCTTGGCATCCAGATAACGGGCCAGCTGTGAAAAACTGCCTGCCAGCTGCTCCTGCACCGGCCGGACCGGAAACATCAGGTGCCCCAGTAACGTCAGCAGGTTGTACCACAGCGCGCCCACCAGCAGCAGCACTGGCTGCATATACCACTGGCTGAACAGGCCGATCCCGAGCATGGTGTAGACCGCAATCAGCAGCGCACCGAAGGCGATGGTCGCGTAGCGCTGACCCAGCGCACCCAGCAGAATAAATCCCCAGGTGGAGATCGCCAGTCCGG is part of the Pantoea sp. Ep11b genome and harbors:
- the fabA gene encoding bifunctional 3-hydroxydecanoyl-ACP dehydratase/trans-2-decenoyl-ACP isomerase, encoding MVDKRESYTKEDLILSGRGELFGENGPPLPSGNMLMMDRVVKMTEDGGKYDKGFVEAELDINPDLWFFGCHFIGDPVMPGCLGLDAMWQLVGFYLGWLGGEGKGRALGVGEVKFTGQVLPDAKKVTYRIHFKRVINRKLVMGVADGEVLVDGNLIYTASDLKVGLFKDTAAF
- a CDS encoding AAA family ATPase; translated protein: MQQRKTCCRHHIFDGKSAVLNKGESCIISLFFKLTNAIILTSTQLTWQTLQPDSAQYQSVFSRIADEETDALATVQPRLLNALAHLHHQTQGFPLLLVRSQENRDYLALIAQAAQRVMSDSTTLWGGDYHIMADNVTLQPPSDPQRPFTSQGGIHFAEWVEMEQLFGCVRQYKDRIQLEPGLIHQANGGTLLLSLHSLIAQPILWLRLKRCIEQGYVEWTSQDERRPLPVSIPPLPLKLNLVLCGERETLAAFQELDPEAHEMAIYTEFEENIQILDEDDMLAWCRWNSDLAQQAGLPQPEEDFWPELIKEGVRYSGDQETLPLCPRWLQRQMRESALMGDALNGEALRDALEARLWRENYLNERMRDEILLRQILIETEGEVVGQINGLSVVEYPGHPRAWGDPSRITCVVHPGDGEFMDIERKAELGGNIHAKGMMIMQAYLIAELELDQQLPFSASMVFEQSYSEVDGDSASLAELCALISALANQPINQQIAVTGSVDQFGNVQPVGGLNEKIEGFFDICHQRELTGQQGVIIPACNVRHLSLNQAVVSAVEQGRFHIWAIDRADEALPLLTGKIWSTEDGLGDCLLNTIQERISQFNQPDVPPRPWALRWLNWFNHR
- the matP gene encoding macrodomain Ter protein MatP translates to MKYQQLENLESGWKWKYLVKKHREGELITRHLELSAAQAAVDKLLAMENNPVTVNDWIAEHIHADLDNRLKQTIRARRKRHFNAEHQHTRKKSIDLEYLVWQRLAGLAQRRGCTLSETIVQLIEDAERKEKYATQMSSLKQDLQAILGKSETEND
- the ompA gene encoding porin OmpA; protein product: MKKTAIAIAVALAGFATVAQAAPKDDTWYTGAKLGWSQYHDTGYYGHGYENNNGPTHESQLGAGAFVGYQANPYLGFEMGYDWLGRMPNKGTVTNGAFKAQGIQLAAKLSYPIYDDLDVYTRLGGMVWRADSTQTNPTTGRISDHDTGVSPLAAVGVEYALTKNWATRLDYQWVNNIGDAQTVGARPDNGMLSVGVSYRFGQDDVAAPAPAPAPAPAPVVETKRFTLKSDVLFTFNKSTLKPEGQQALDQLYSQLSSMDPKDGSVVVLGFTDRIGSEQYNQKLSEKRAQSVVDYLVSKGIPSNKISARGMGKSNPVTGNTCDSVKGRNALIDCLSPDRRVEIDVKGIKDVVTQPQA
- the sulA gene encoding SOS-induced cell division inhibitor SulA; the encoded protein is MRTQHPDNARYAHHYASSSLPASQPGGITELRYSEQPGMMQMLLLPLLQQLSQQSRWQLWLTPAHKLNRNWLQASGLPLDKSMHIADSERLNAVEAMVKALRTGNYSVVLAWIPYELDEDERRQLENAAAEGEAMGLILRASGTPEAPLRPQTAIKIQSDLFH
- a CDS encoding TfoX/Sxy family DNA transformation protein, with translation MKKVNPVVERSRACLALLGPIESRTQFGGYALAVESVVFALINKDELYLRASEPLRQYITERPLQPLIFRKRGKLVSLNYFRVDETLWRDAEHLLALSAASLETAQLELEDRHASPRLKDLPNLSVRMEMMLYEAGVLSVNHLYQMGAKRCWLKLKAINQHVGFQTLLALQGAITGHHAAALPQATRAELNAWFQRTLLSSADPRGGEG
- the yccS gene encoding YccS family putative transporter, with amino-acid sequence MPVAINMMSQSLPGWRKYLFNSTWRYLLRILFALSGCAAIPWWLQQIEWTIPLTLGVVAAALADLDDRLTGRLKNLLITLLCFCIASVSVELLFPYPLAFMAGLAISTWGFILLGALGQRYATIAFGALLIAVYTMLGIGLFSQWYMQPVLLLVGALWYNLLTLLGHLMFPVRPVQEQLAGSFSQLARYLDAKANLFDPDAGDQDDAAFIDAAMVNSQLVAQLNLTKTTLQSRLRGDRGSRGTRRSLHYYFVAQDIHERASSSHLQYHLLRGDWRYNEILFRFQRLLNMQAQACRQLSHCILMRERWVHDSRFERAFERLQKAIERLARHEPEAAHTGALFWLLRNLRAIDAQLASIESEQTLAGDDPQHSDNLLSREGLSGWSDIRLRFSRHLSPSSPLFRHAVRMSIVLCIGYGFIQITGLERGYWILLTSLFVCQPNYNATQRRLALRIGGTLAGIAIGLPVLWLVPSTEGQLILIVIAGVLFFAFRQVQYAQATLFITLLVLLCFNLLGEGFEVALPRVVDTLLGCGLAWLAVAFIWPDWRFRQLPAVAERTLKANCRYLDAIMEQYHQGKDNRLAYRIARRDAHNADAELASVVSNMSSESRTSQKLRESAFQLLCSNHSFLSYISALGAHRDKITAPELLALLDDTVCYVEDVLQTDVVSDEQAETMRHQLAHRISQLAADADTRAPLVLQQLGLLVALMPEIARLRRTLITDQPSPPLGSALDNSVR